A window of Cynocephalus volans isolate mCynVol1 chromosome 3, mCynVol1.pri, whole genome shotgun sequence genomic DNA:
GGACGAAACGTCCTTAACTGTAAGAGGCAACCTAACCTTGGAGCCAATATATGCTGTACCAATCTTTGGAAGTTTCTGAGCTTAGAAAAAAGTGTCCCTGGGTTTTTAAGAAGTTCTGCAGAATTTTAGCAGCTATTTCTTACCCCATTCCACAACCTTACACACACATTTTAGCCTGTCTGCTCCAAAAAAGTCTTTGAGCCTTTCTCAGGGGTAGAGGGATTGGATGGAGTTCCACTCTGCTCACCAACTATCCCAGCTTTTCCAGAGCCTGTGAGCAGAGAAAGATGCTGGCCACCTGGAGATATAGTTTGTCTTCcatatctttgttttttctggCACTGCGTTTCCAGTTGTACCTTCATTAGATTCTTCACTGAAGTTATCTGGAATTTCAGAACCCCTTCTCCTCTGGAAAAGCCATGCAGGGCTTTTCACAGGCATTAGACCTGGCCCTCCCTAGAACAAAAAAATCCCATTCTAGAATCACTCCATAAACAGAAGGGGAGTAGGTAAGTGCTTGCTCTATAAAAACCATGAGTTCCTTTAGTCTTCTGAGGACCCAGGGGAGAAACACCTCTTCTAGAAAAGACCAGAATGGTCAACACTAGAGGGGGGTTCCCTGTTCCTGGGGGGCAGCCATTTAGAAGTTCTCTGGATATGGGCTGGGAAGAGCAAGTGGGTACTGTGGCTTTTAGAATTGCCATGAAtttctccagacattgtcaaccCTCAGGAAAAGATGTTCTGCTGGTTCAAGAATGTTCAGGCAGTTCTGGAAAGTCTCCCTTTCTCTCCAAGTCTGGCCGACTAGAATCACTCTGGCAATTGGTGCACACCTACTTCAGGACCACCACAAGCTTCTTCAGAAGCTCTCAGGCCTCCAGAGACACGTACCACCAGCTCTAGACTGATTAGTCTATTCCAAAAAGTCTCCCTGACTCTCAAAGTGTAGCCAATAtctagagtgaagacaagtctgCATTAATACCCACCCACTCAGGCAGGAAGGCAGCCTTGGGCTTAAAGATCTTCAAGAACTCAGAGTCTGGCAGAGTGAAGTTGGCCAGGTAGACAGTGTCTCCACCAGCCAGGTAGGCAGCCCAGAAACCAAAGGTGCCAATTGTCATAATGGTGTGGTTACATTGTGTGAGCAACGCAAAGTCTTTCCCTGGTGAACCCTCCTGCCCATTGCCAGCAAAGATCACATCGCCCTGAGAGGTGTCAATGTTTTCCCGGCACCATTCCATGCCATTGCTGGTGACCACAAAGATGGGGGCTTCATGCCGTGCCCGGAACCAGTTCATGGCCTGTTGGAGGTAGACCTTGTCGCCCACCACACCCTTCCAGCGATGGGGCATCACGTGTAGATAGTCACCGCGGCGCACATGTACACCCACGAAGGTGCTCGGGTGCTCTCCAGTGTGGCCCAGGCGGAGCTGACTTAGAAAACTCTGGGCCTCCTCCCGAAGGTGGTCATGCAGGGTGAACTCACTGCGGATCTGTTCCTGAAGATGGTGGAAGAAAGTCCAAGAGCAGGGGAAGCCAGAGAGCTTCAGCAAGGGAGACTTCAAGTGGGCATATTCCTCTGACATCCAGTCGTGTAGCTGCAGCTCTTGCCAAGGCGTGTGGTGGTCCACCTCGGGCACCAGTACAGGTAGGGTGATGCGGAAGACAGGGGCCAGGACAGCGTGCATGGCTGGCAAGATGAAGGCGCGGCGGCCATTAAGCTGGGCCAGGGCGAGCAGTGTGGCGTACTGCCCCATCTGGTTACCAAACCGGCCATCTGGGTGGATAGTCCAGGTTCCTGAGAGGGAAGCAGGGTTCTGAGGACAGGAAGAGGCATTGGGGGCCAGCGGTGTGCCCTGCAGGCAGAAGATGGCCACAGGGGATGTCACCAGGTGGCGGTCTGGACACAGGACAGACAGGTGTAGGCCATTTCGAAAGAGATCTTGGTGGATATGGAAGACGAAGGAAATTGCTGAGAAAATACACACTACCAGGAAGGCCAAGCAGAGCCTACGATGGCTGGGGGGCCACATGGCTGTAGGGGAGGAAAGATGAATTAGCAGCTGTTCAGAGCCTGAGGAGGCATGTcagggagggcagggctggggtccGGGACTCCCAATCTCAGAGAATGAGGAAACTAAAGGTTTAGATTTCGGGGTTTGAGGTAGAGGGAGTCTAGGTGCCTGAATCCTAGCTTTGAGGGATGAGAAGCTTGGAATCTCAGGGCAGGGAGATGGAAGACATGAAAATTTGTGGTTTCCAAGACGGCAGTGGTTGAGAGACTGGTACGTTGACCTCCGTCTCTGGGAGTCTCCCATCTCCTCAGGCATAAGGTCCACTGAAGTCGGTCTCTGTTCTCCCAACCCCACTCTCGGGTGTACCCGTCTATGAGGGGCAGAGTCAACCACTGAGGTAACAGGAATGGACAGTCCGAGAAGAAGGGGCCAAGCTGGTGGCCCAGGACCGAATGAGGGACCTTGGTTCCTGGAGGAGCAGAGGTGGGGAAGTGGGGAAGAgtaaaggaagagagacctgGAGGCCCTGGTTCCTGGGGCTCAGACAGCCACAGCTCCCACTCACCTGAGCTCCTTGCGGGTGCAAGATCCACAGTCTGCTCCGCATGGCCAGGGCGCGCTGCCCGCAAGTGCAGCCCACACCGGCCAGTCCCCGGAGCCCCGAACGCCAGGCTCCCCGGCCCGGCAGCCTTCCCGTCCGCGCCGCCTGCCCCGACCGGCTGAAAGGACCAGGGAAGGGGAGGCGTGGGAAGGGGCGCGGCCCGGAGGTGCGCAGCCTCCGCCCTCCCACGCCCCGCCGACCGCCCGCAAGCGGAGCGCCGCCCCTCACCCGGCGCGGAGCCCgcgcgccccggccccgccccgcctaCCTCCCGCGCCCCAGCCCGTCCTCCCCGGCGCTGCTGAGCGACCCGGAGACTCCCGCTCCGGAGCCGGGACCTGCAGCCCGCCGCCGCCACCTGGATGCGCCGACCCGGCCACGCCCCGGCTGGGCAGGACCCGGGACCTCTGGTCCGGGCGACGCGGCCTCCCGGGGAGATGGGGAACCTGTTTCCCCGGCTTCccgagagggagatggggagccTGTCCCCGCTCTCGGGAACCCAAGCGTCAGCGCCTCCAGCCTGAAGGCGCCCCAGCGTCCACTCGGGAGAGGGTCACCCATCCGCCATCCACGCCCCGTATGCATCCACGTTCCAGAATCCCGGCCCCCAGTCCCTCTTTTTGGGGAATTTTAGGGTCCGACGCCTACCTGCTGCTCTCTGGACGGGCATGCCACGGAAGCAGCGTCTTCCGAGAACGTGAACCGAGAGAAGCGCAGCGAAGGAGGGTTCCTGCTCCCGGCCCCACGCGGAGGCCGCTGCAGTTGGCGCCGGGGACAAAggcctctcctctcctgctgaCCCAAAGACCTTCCTTTGTCGAAAGCCTCTCGGCAGGCCCACCCACCCAGGGTCAGAGCGCCCCGATCGCCATTCAAGATAAACGATGTCAAACACTCGGGAATCTGACTTGGTTCGCCAGAGATATGACCATCAGTCCTCCAGATTCAGGACTCCAAgtgcccagcccctcctcccgAAGACCCAGGGATCCAGGGTTCcagtcccctccacccccaggcaCCTCCCTCAGACCCCAGACTGCAGTCTTTCAGTCTCCACCTGCCTCAGACCCAAGAATTCAGACCCCAGCCCCcgcctccctcagacccaggtgTCCAGGcctccagccccctcctccctcagacccaggagtccaggcctCCAGCCCCTCCTTCTCAGACCCAGgtgtccaggcccccagccccctccttctcagacccaggagtccaggcctccagccccctccttctcagacccaggagtccaggcctCCAGCCCCCTCCTTCTCAGACCCAGGTGTCCAGGCCTCCAGCCCCCTCCTTCTCAGACCCAGGTGTCCAGGCCTCCAGCCCCCTCCttctcagacccaggagtccaggcccTGAGCCCCTCCCTCAGACTTAGATGTCTGGTCTCTCCAGGCTTATGGATTCCAGGAAATTACCCACCCTCTCTTCCCTCTGGGTCTAAATTCCCCCTCCAGAGCCTGGCTCACCTATCAATTCTAATCAGATAATCACCCATTCCTCTCCCCAGGCTATTTTGTGAGCACCAGTTGAGGCCTGGGGTAGCTGCTCTGGTGAAAGAAACACCAGGATTGCatcagagaggaagaggaggctggGACGTTCAGGATCTGAGCATCTGAGCAGGGGTTGGTAAGGTTGGCCCACAACCCAGTGAGAGGCTTCCAGGCGAGGACACTTGTGTTTCTGCTGAGGACACTTCTTTCATGTGACATCTGCTGTTTCCCGATGATCAAAGAACCTCAGTGTCAGACCCCCCAGAAACCCAGAAATTCAGGTGGGACTCAGAAATTCCACTTATGCAACACAATCTGCATCAGTCAACCAGGGCAGTAGTTTTTCAGGATCCCagtcccctcctccctcagacccagaaGTCCAGGCCCCCAGCTCCCTCCTCCTTCAGACACAGGAGTTTGAGACCCCAGATCCTTCTTCCTGAGACCTAGGAATCTTGGCCCCCAGCCCTTTTCACCAGGGTCCCAGTTAATCAGGTCCTCATTGCACCCATCCcccagacccaggagtccaggcctCCAGCTCGAAGGACCCTCAGATTGCATCAGCCATCTGTTCAGGCTGCTCTGGCCACGGTGGAATTCTAGCTCCTGCCAAGTGGGTCAAATATcatgagtcaggcacagagaggatGATTGGGCGGGTCTGTCTGGGTATAAATTCTGAAGCTTCTGCATCTGTCCCAAGAGACTTGGGTGTCCTGTCAGCTAGGGATCTACAAGAAAGAAGACCCAGGTACTGGGGCCATCTGAGCAACAATCTGTGAATCTGCTTTCCTGAGCAACCGGGATCTGGAAGTGAATCTAGATCTGGAAGTGAATCTAGACCACTGAGCTCTCAAACCTCACACATCAGACCTTGCCTGCAGACTGAACCATTGATGGGCTGGGATGAGGCTGGGTTCGAGACCCTGGGACTGTGGGTCCCTGTGCTGGCTGTCCTGCTGCTGGGAGTCTGCCAGGCACATCCCATCCCTGactccagccccctcctccaaTTCGGGGGCCAAGTCCGGCAGCGGCATCTCTACACAGACGACGCCCAGGAGACAGAAGCCCACCTGGAGATCAGGGCGGATGGCACAGTGACAGGGGCTGCCCACCGGAGCCCTGAAAGTAAGCATGGGGGCAGGGCCTCCTGGGATTCTGGGCCTGGGACAGAGGGGTCTGGGGAGAGGCCCTCTGAGTGTTTTACCACTTTCTCTCACTAGGTCTCTTAGAGCTGAAAGCCTTGAAGCCAGGAGTTATTCAAATCCTGGGAGTCATGACATCCAGATTTCTGTGCCAGAGGCCAGATGGGACACTGTACGGATCGGTGGGTTTCCCAGACCCCTCCACGTGTGTCACCCTTTCTCCTGTCATCTTCCCAGTCTGGGCTACCATGTCTTACACAGGCCAGTCTTGGTTCTATGCTCTCCTCAAGCTCAGACCTTGCTGTGACCCCTGGAGGTTATCAATGTTtgcaaaatgaggaaactgagaccaagGCAGGAATACCACTAACCTCAAGTCACTAAATGCGTGAATGGCAGAGTGACTGAGTCTTGTGACTCCGTAACCTCTGCTCCTGGCCACATGGCCTTCTGTGTGCCTGGCTCATGCTGGGTGCAGGGACAACAGGGACCAAGGCTGGGGAAGTGACCAGGACCTTGAGTTGGTAGCCAGATCCCCTGCCCGGCCTTAGAGAGCCTTGACTGGTCCCTGGACTAGAATGTTCTTCTGTATGAAGTGGGGATAGAGAGGTGGGCCCTGCAGGACTACCGGGTACAAAGGAATCACCTTCTTTTGCTGTTTAGTTTCTTGAAGGAGACGCTGGGGacctggactcctgggtctgagggaggaagGGTTTGGGAGCCTTGACTCCGGGGTCTTGCAGCAGGAGACCATAGAGGAATCTCAGGTCTCTGATTCCTGTTCTTTGTCCCCTCAGCTCCATTTTGATCCTGAGGCCTGCAGCTTCCGGGAACTGCTTCTTGAGGATGGATACAACGTTTACCAGTCAGAGGCCCATGACCTCCCACTGCGCATGCCCCATCACAACTCCCCATCCCGGGACCTGGCCCCCAGGGGACCAGCCCGCTTCCTGCCACTGCTGGGCCTGCCCCCAGTACCTCTGGAGCCACCAGGGATCCTGGCCCCAGAGCCCCCCGATGTGGGTTCCTCGGACCCTCTGAGCATGGTGGGGCCTTCACATGGCCAAAGCCCCAGCTATGCTTCCTGAAGCCACAGGCTATTTATTATTGGGTCTCctctttatttattgttatttatcttatttatttttttatttttcttacttgtgATAATAAAGAACCCGAGAGAGGAGAGTCAGAGTGAGCATGTGCGAGTGTTTGGGGAGGACACGGATCTGCTCCTTCGTCTTCATCTTCCAAAGACtcgcttcccccacccccagccctgccattgCCCTAAGGTCCCAGCTCCaactcagcctcagttttctgccCCACTAAGGTGTTCCCAGGGACTCTGGGACTATCTCTGCTGTTTGACAGGGCGGGACTTATTACCCGTCCCCACCCTACCCACCTCACGTTAGCATTGTGGAACTATCTCTCAGAACTACCTCAATGACAAGggacttattttttaatcaaattcagACCCACAGACTCATGGGAGATGTAGTTGTCTGGGGTCGTGTCTGGGACACTGGGAGTTGTCTTGATCCTTAGAGCTGAGGCAAGGACTCCTGGATCCTGGGGGTGAGTTTGGTGTGAGGACCAGGGATGGACATCTGGACACCTGGGTCCCAGGCAAACGGAAACAGGAACCTAAACACctggtctgagggaggagggccTGGAGGGTGGGAGTCCTGGGTTTGTGGGTGGGAATTCTTCCATCCTGGCACCTTTGAGCTTTGGAGTGTGATGACTGTCGTAGGATCCAATCCCAGCAAGCGAGTTGCTGCGTGTCCTCCCCACTAATCTAGATTGCCCTATTGTTCTTTGAGCCACTTCCTGGTTAGGAAGAAAGTGAGGAAAAAGAGTTAGACTGCACTCCCAGGGGTCCTGGGCTGGGTCCCTGGAGTCTCCAGCCCTTCATTGCAATTCCAAGGCTCAAGAGGTTCAAAGGAGAGGACTACCACAGTCAAAAGGGACATTAagactggcctgttagctcaagtggctagagcacggtgctgacaacaccaaggtcaaggattcagacccctgtaccagccagccaccaaaaaaaaaaaaaaaaaagacataagtgTGGGTTCCAGAGGGCCATGGGTGGGATTCAATGTCCAGCAGAAATAAAAGTCAGCATCTCGTAGAAAGTGCTGTTTTTTACTCTGATGGAACAAGGCTGACTCAACCAAGACAAAGAAACAATCTTAAATGCCACAAAGCTCCTGGGAAGGAGTGGTTTAGGTTCAGGAGGTGACTCATGTGAGGCACAAGCTCCTTGTCTGAAAAAAGAGGTCACCTACCTCTTTCAAGGAAAGGAAAGTCACCAGTGGGGTGAGGAGCAGGAAGAAGCACTGGGCACTTTCCAACCCACCCCACCATGCTGGGGCTGGAGTCATGGAGAACACAGActcagaaggaagggaagagggaccGGAGGGGGGATTGTGCGATGGAGACCTAGAGAAAAGGGGGACAGAGACCCAGACAGAATGGGACAGAGATCCAGAGAGCAGGGAATGGAGACTCAGAGAGAGTGGGACAGAGAACTAGAGAGCAGAATCAGGCAAGGACCTGAGAGCTGTGTGCACATGAGCACACGTCAGTTATCTGAGGACCTTGAACTCCAATTCTGTCTGCCCCCTTTTCAGTAGAAGAAGCCCTTCCCCCATCTGGGCAGGCTAATGTCCCCTTGTCTGGAGATCCTGTCCTGAGGTTGCTGTCTTGCAGGGGACTGCTGGTCCTCCCCAGGGTCTTACCCCATCACCTCTCACTGCTTCTAGACCTATATCTGTACTCAACTCCAGGCAAGTTCCTTAGGATGAATCACCAAATGTGACTGGTGAGGGGGTACGATATGGACCCCAAAATTGCAAGAGCTCACCCATTGATATTGACCATTCAGAGAACCAGTGTGGGAAGAGATCACAAGGTTGACAAGAGGGGGCAAACCAGATTAGAAGTCGCTTAATGTTAAATTGGGATGAATCATGGGTAACTTTACCCATCTCTACCAATTAGTTCATTAGTAGGTAAATTTATTGGTAGAAATTCTAGATTCAAGTTAGATGAAGGGGCTAGGAATGACTGTGGCTTGCTCTTTGATTGACTGAGACCTGGACTGCAAATGGTCTGTAGAAGCTGAGTGAAGTTAAGATGCTAGAATGGCCTTGGTCTGCCgtaggacagtggttctcaaagtatggtcccaagaccaccaccccccaccaaaGAAAAGTCAAAGCGTGGCCCCAAACTAGCAGTATCAGCATCATCAGGAACAGGTCAGAAATGCACATTCTGGACCCCAGATCTATTGAATAAACATTCTGGTGAATaggcaaattttcttttcttttctggcagCTGAATGGTACGTACTATCTGGTACAGCTGGTATGGTCCCCTCTCTCTGAGTCTCCGTCCCCTgctctctgggtctctgtcccCCTTACCTCTAGGTCTCTATCGCATAATTCCCCCTCCcagtccctcttcccttccctctgagTCTGTGTTCTCCAAGACTCCAGCCCCAGCATGGTGGGGTGGGTTGGAAGGTGCCCAGTGCTTCTTCCTGCTCCTCACCCCACTGGTGACTTTCCTTTCCTTGAAAGAGGTAAGTGACCTCTTTTTTCAGACAAGGAGCTTCTGCCTCACATGAGGTCACCAAACCCATGACCTCGTGttctaaggctgtgctctaaccaactgagctaaccggccacccccagcaaattcatggagacagaacTCAGATGACTGGCTGCCACTGGCTAGTGGGAGGGCGGAATGGGGAACGTATTAgtgtcctagggctgccatacaaagtaccacaaactgggtggcttaaaacaacaacaatttcttctctcacagttctggaggccagaggtaTCAGCAGAGCCACACTTTCTCCAAAGACTCGAGCAGTCCTTTCTtatctctcccagcttctggtggttgccagcagtCCTGggcgttccttggcttgcagatgcatCGCTCTGATCCCTACCTTTGtcatcacatggccttctccctgtttgtctctcttcttataaggacatcagttattgggttagggtccaccctaatcaGTGCAACCTCATTTTAATgttattacatctgcaaagaccttatttccaaataaagtcacattcacaggtacctgtggttaggacttgaacatatctttttttttggtgggggggaagctggccagtatggggacctgaatccttgaccttggtgttataacaccgagctctgaccaaatgagctaacccaccagctttgggtaatttataaacaaaagaaatttatttctcacagttctggaggatgggaagtccaataCCAAGGTGCCAACATCTGAGGagggccttcttactgtgtcatcccatggcaggtGGCAAGAGGGAAAAAGAGCATGCAAGAGAGGACAGAACAGGTCGAACTGGTTCTCTTATCAGGAATGCACTattaatggcattaatccattcacgagggttctgccctcatgacctaatcatctcttgAAGGTTCCACTTCTCAACACTGttgtattggggattaagtttccaacagataaactttgggggatacattccaatCACACTGTGAGTATTTCCCCACAACAAAAAACGagtttatttatcaattaaaagaCCTCAAACCTCTGGGTAGATGGGTTCAGCCATCTGCCATTTAACAagcccttcaggtgattctgacacaTTCCCAGTTTAAGTGTCTCTTCTGGAGAAAGATGTTCAATGCATAATGAGATCAGGACACTGTAATGAATATTAAATCTTCTCAGCCTAAGGCTCTGTTCATCTGTCCacagtctgtctgtctttctcaaCACAagcttctgtctgtctgtccatccttctctctgtccATCAGTCTCAGCCCCGCGCtttgtctgtttgtcttttgAGATCCCAGCTCTGTCTGCCTGTCTTTCTCTGCCCCTCTTGCCTATCATCTTTTCTTCTCCTGGTTCTTATTTCCAAGGAAGCAAAACTGCATGGCCCCGCATGAAAAACCCTGTGCCACGCAGAATTGTCTTTTTGGGTTggacacaaacactcagtctATAGAAGACGGCCATGCACACTGTAGTGGGCAAACCCAACCACTCCTGTTTGGGGTCTGCTTGAAGATGTCATGAGCCTCCCTGGACTTGGTCTGTCACCAAAAAGACATAGAGAAGGCAAAGTTAAATGACACA
This region includes:
- the FUT1 gene encoding galactoside alpha-(1,2)-fucosyltransferase 1, yielding MWPPSHRRLCLAFLVVCIFSAISFVFHIHQDLFRNGLHLSVLCPDRHLVTSPVAIFCLQGTPLAPNASSCPQNPASLSGTWTIHPDGRFGNQMGQYATLLALAQLNGRRAFILPAMHAVLAPVFRITLPVLVPEVDHHTPWQELQLHDWMSEEYAHLKSPLLKLSGFPCSWTFFHHLQEQIRSEFTLHDHLREEAQSFLSQLRLGHTGEHPSTFVGVHVRRGDYLHVMPHRWKGVVGDKVYLQQAMNWFRARHEAPIFVVTSNGMEWCRENIDTSQGDVIFAGNGQEGSPGKDFALLTQCNHTIMTIGTFGFWAAYLAGGDTVYLANFTLPDSEFLKIFKPKAAFLPEWVGINADLSSL
- the FGF21 gene encoding fibroblast growth factor 21, producing MGWDEAGFETLGLWVPVLAVLLLGVCQAHPIPDSSPLLQFGGQVRQRHLYTDDAQETEAHLEIRADGTVTGAAHRSPESLLELKALKPGVIQILGVMTSRFLCQRPDGTLYGSLHFDPEACSFRELLLEDGYNVYQSEAHDLPLRMPHHNSPSRDLAPRGPARFLPLLGLPPVPLEPPGILAPEPPDVGSSDPLSMVGPSHGQSPSYAS